A single window of Tetrapisispora phaffii CBS 4417 chromosome 16, complete genome DNA harbors:
- the LOC1 gene encoding Loc1p (similar to Saccharomyces cerevisiae LOC1 (YFR001W); ancestral locus Anc_8.91), whose translation MVVKKSSKKQSTMREVRPEVFQDSQARNQMANVPKLTERSKKRKPNKYENSKEQARARLYGVKKQPRKYSDKELDIPTLNKAIVPGVKLRHGKKGKKFMGDHDLLALNRLINTIGDKYDDVTESKLEKARRLEEIREIKRQELEVKEAAKQDKLEETKDQIKHKSSVARTLRRKNKRELEKAQKEEEDAMKESKKSKKRVSFA comes from the coding sequence ATGGTTGTTAAGAAATCATCAAAAAAGCAAAGCACCATGCGTGAGGTTAGACCTGAGGTCTTCCAGGATTCACAAGCTAGAAACCAAATGGCTAATGTTCCTAAATTAACTGAGAGATCAAAGAAGAGAAAGccaaataaatatgaaaacAGTAAAGAACAAGCTCGTGCTAGACTATATGGTGTTAAGAAACAGCCTCGTAAATATAGTGATAAGGAATTGGATATTCCAACTTTAAACAAAGCCATTGTACCTGGTGTGAAATTAAGACATGGTAAGAAAGGTAAGAAGTTTATGGGAGATCATGACTTATTAGCTCTTAACCGTTTAATAAACACAATTGGTGACAAATACGACGACGTAACAGAGAGTAAACTTGAGAAAGCAAGAAGACTTGAAGAAATTAGAGAAATAAAACGTCAAGAATTAGAAGTTAAAGAAGCTGCAAAACAAGATAAACTAGAAGAAACTAAAGACCAAATCAAACATAAGTCATCAGTTGCAAGAACGTTACGTAGAAAGAACAAACGTGAATTAGAGAAAGCacaaaaagaagaagaagatgcTATGAAAGAAAGtaagaaatcaaaaaagaGGGTTTCTTTTGCATAG
- the PDH1 gene encoding putative 2-methylcitrate dehydratase (similar to Saccharomyces cerevisiae PDH1 (YPR002W); ancestral locus Anc_8.93), producing the protein MFRKAKIMTEIKRRSSFQVPSANLNVRPKSDEVIDKISDYVVNKKITSTLAMDTARLCFLDTIGCGLAALQHEQARKIIQPIVPGTVVPNGTKVLGTNLVMDPVDGAFAVGSLIRWLDFNDCWLAAEWGHPSDNLGGILPVADYLTRLSRATGGKEGKIFTVKDILENMVKAHEIQGILALDNSFNKVGLDHVVLVKVATTAVVSRLLGLSKEQINTAVSHAFVDGQSLRTYRHAPNTGSRKSWAAGYAVARAVHLSYLTKNAHIGEIPSVLTAKRWGFYDVLFNGKPFSFKQRSEFDSYVMENILFKISFPAEFHAQTAVEAAIEANKVLKNMNKSYKDIKSVIIKTQKAALEIIDKKGDLYNYADRDHCIQYMIAFPLIYGRLTATDYSDENASNTEINVLRNKMTCEEETTFTTDYYDPKKRSIGNSLVIELEDGTVLDEIRVEYPIGHKFRREEGIPLIWEKFQRHVKEHYGENNEQVEQILSVTKTSDFVDLEIDKFVDMLAQK; encoded by the coding sequence ATGTTTAGAAAAGCTAAGATTATGACAGAAATTAAGAGGAGAAGTTCTTTCCAGGTTCCATCAGCTAACTTGAATGTAAGGCCAAAGTCTGATGAAGTTATTGATAAGATCTCAGATTATGtagttaataaaaaaatcacCTCGACTCTTGCCATGGATACTGCAAGATTATGTTTTCTGGATACTATTGGTTGTGGACTTGCTGCATTGCAACATGAACAAGCTCgtaaaattattcaacCTATTGTTCCAGGGACAGTAGTTCCAAATGGGACGAAAGTTCTAGGTACAAATCTGGTGATGGATCCAGTAGACGGTGCATTTGCAGTGGGGTCTCTTATTCGTTGGTtagattttaatgattGTTGGCTAGCTGCAGAGTGGGGTCATCCTTCTGATAACCTTGGTGGAATTCTTCCAGTAGCAGATTATTTGACAAGACTATCTAGAGCCACTGGTGGTAAGGAaggtaaaatatttacagtCAAGGATATCTTAGAGAACATGGTAAAAGCACATGAAATACAGGGAATATTAGCTTTggataattcttttaataaagttGGGCTGGATCACGTTGTATTGGTTAAAGTTGCTACCACAGCTGTTGTGTCTAGATTATTAGGGCTATCTAAAGAACAAATCAACACTGCTGTTTCCCATGCCTTTGTAGATGGACAGTCCTTAAGAACTTACAGGCATGCCCCAAATACGGGGTCAAGAAAATCGTGGGCGGCCGGTTATGCTGTTGCAAGAGCAGTTCATTTATCTTATCTAACTAAAAACGCACACATTGGTGAGATTCCTTCCGTGTTAACAGCAAAAAGATGGGGGTTTTACGATGTCCTGTTTAATGGTAAACCATTCTCTTTCAAGCAAAGGTCCGAATTTGATTCCTACGTTatggaaaatattttgtttaaaatttcattcCCAGCAGAGTTCCATGCTCAAACTGCGGTTGAGGCAGCAATTGAGGCaaataaagttttaaaGAACATGAATAAATCATATAAGGACATAAAATCtgtcattattaaaacCCAGAAGGCAGCCTTAGAGATTATTGACAAAAAGGGGGACCTTTATAATTATGCCGATAGAGATCATTGTATACAGTATATGATTGCTTTCCCATTAATATATGGACGTTTAACTGCTACTGATTATTCGGATGAAAACGCATCAAATACTGAAATAAATGTACTAAGAAATAAGATGACATGTGAGGAAGAAACGACATTTACCACCGACTATTATGATCCTAAAAAAAGATCAATTGGTAATTCATTGGTCATAGAGCTGGAAGATGGCACAGTTTTAGATGAAATCAGAGTGGAGTACCCAATTGGCCATAAATTCAGAAGAGAAGAGGGCATACCATTAATTTGGGAAAAATTCCAAAGACATGTAAAAGAACATTATGGAGAAAACAATGAACAAGTAGAACAAATTCTGTCAGTCACAAAAACATCTGATTTTGTTGATCTAGAGATCGATAAATTTGTGGATATGCTTGCACAGAAGTAA
- the SNF8 gene encoding ESCRT-II subunit protein SNF8 (similar to Saccharomyces cerevisiae SNF8 (YPL002C); ancestral locus Anc_8.89) gives MKRFGLAALGDQQDQRYSDVSNDILKRQSVELDEQLSIFRDRLIKFAKKHNKEIKENSEFRSKFMRMCSSIGIDPLSLFDKDRHIFNAEDFYYEICVKIIEICRQTRDMNGGITSLDELENGYFANLKLDRTDLEKSIEMLKSLDGGIETFQIKGRKFLRSIPNELTSDQTKILEVCSVLGYASISLLKANLDWKRVRSKAVLDEMVSNGLLWVDNQNNGKEVLFWDPSWIMNLQGK, from the coding sequence ATGAAGAGATTCGGTTTGGCAGCACTAGGTGACCAACAAGATCAAAGGTATTCAGATGTGAGTAATGATATACTGAAAAGACAATCCGTTGAGTTAGACGAACAACTTTCGATATTCAGAGATAGGTTAATTAAGTTTGCAAAAAAGCATAATAAGGAAATTAAGGAGAACTCTGAATTTAGATCGAAATTTATGCGTATGTGTTCTTCAATTGGTATAGATCCCTTATCCTTGTTTGATAAGGACAGGCATATATTTAATGCAGAAGATTTTTATTATGAGATATGtgttaaaataattgagATATGTAGGCAAACTAGGGATATGAATGGAGGAATTACATCATTAGATGAATTAGAGAATGGATATTTtgcaaatttaaaattagataGGACTGATTTAGAGAAATCCATTGAAATGCTGAAATCTTTAGACGGGGGCATCGAaacatttcaaataaagGGTAGAAAGTTTTTAAGAAGTATTCCTAATGAATTGACTAGTGATCAAACGAAAATTTTAGAAGTTTGTTCAGTATTAGGCTACGCAAGTATTTCACTGCTTAAAGCCAATTTAGATTGGAAAAGAGTAAGAAGTAAGGCTGTTTTGGATGAAATGGTATCGAATGGCTTACTTTGGGTtgataatcaaaataatggTAAAGAAGTTCTTTTTTGGGATCCTTCATGGATTATGAATCTACAAGGAAAGTAG
- the TPHA0P00480 gene encoding uncharacterized protein (similar to Saccharomyces cerevisiae NIC96 (YFR002W); ancestral locus Anc_8.94) produces MSVNEVPVDQRLENDHVQNNNGTSKLFDELVASSKNLPSSSSDLGLIQLSYDELILRAKKLRNEAHNGSATKNYTKAHYLLAGSGISMEEFDSLYDTLRTDMSQETQNKNLKIHPISDVSSVASKELNKAQEQSEFRQNNILYSIEKLLSTTEKEFDYSINQVLNLDWDQRKEEVELNFKKMLKSKNIYNSNRKVNNEVNHFSSPNSQSNFDVNENQLTRMKFERYASIIYVFNNNRQNKQPFSLIDEYNNFLPSLDNENDKNMLKCCKILKSKLNNNNVVEDSKIYLENEFKQYLNTISIQFSRPEFNFSSNPILQANIERAIVFLNMKLKNKKGNWTINNLTVIDNVPVWALVFYLMRAGLLEEALEVLNKSKPHLKKIEQPFLAYFKAYTFSKDRKLPLEFVAKLNSEFNQHIKNSFDGDLFRLAVYKIIGKCDLSRKSIPSVLLTVEDWVWFHFILITDPTESSYSVYESFSLEEFQNITMSHGPNKLGNNYLEVLILCGLYSEAVQYLSEFDEINSVHLYISLIDKKLIDHQNKSGVNGINFASIINSYIRSFKFSDPRIAAEYITLITLCNDNEQLELCKEAFLHLVLDTKEFTILLGKVNRDGVKLPGVLSQRLELLKLDNPEKFINEVIQRAIVQADEEERVSDSLLLCQLSKQYDMVIKIINEQLSELLSESELDSNLVQIVDNIETNAILFAENLVLQYSKDAEIIAKIDNKSFNTTKLLIKISKARALFTKENWRECLSEIEALNIIPLRNELEASKGAHSLPTLDKYLIKNIPNILLMVMTCAKRIYENTNRIIKQHTQATNDIEELKKITRNCMIYAGTIQYKMPRDTYRALTVLDLNREYIY; encoded by the coding sequence ATGAGTGTTAATGAGGTACCTGTCGATCAAAGACTGGAAAATGATCAtgttcaaaataataatggaacCAGTAAATTATTTGACGAGTTAGTTGCATCTTCTAAGAATTTACCTTCGAGCTCTTCAGATTTGGGGCTTATCCAGTTAAGTTACGACGAATTGATCTTAAGAGCCAAGAAATTGAGGAACGAAGCACATAATGGGAGTgcaacaaaaaattatacaaaAGCACACTATCTGTTAGCTGGGAGTGGTATCTCTATGGAAGAATTTGATAGTCTATATGATACTCTGAGAACTGACATGTCACAAGAAactcaaaataaaaatttaaagatacaTCCTATCAGTGATGTGTCAAGTGTAGCTTCAAAAGAGCTTAATAAAGCTCAAGAACAATCAGAATTTAGACaaaataacattttatattccattgaaaaattactGTCTACTactgaaaaagaatttgattATTCTATTAACCAAGTTTTGAATTTAGATTGGGACCAAAGAAAGGAGGAAGttgaattaaatttcaagaaaatGCTAAAGAGTAAAAACATTTATAATAGCAATCGtaaagttaataatgaagTCAACCATTTCTCTTCTCCAAATTCACAATCAAATTTTGATGTTAATGAAAACCAACTAACAAGAATGAAATTCGAAAGATATGCttcaattatatatgtattcaataataatagacaAAACAAACAGcctttttcattaattgatGAGTACAATAACTTCTTACCTTCAttagataatgaaaatgacaaaaatatgttgaaatgttgtaaaatattgaaatctaaattgaataataacaatgTTGTTGaagattcaaaaatatatctagaaaatgaatttaaacaatatttaaatactaTATCCATTCAATTTTCGAGACCTGAATTCAACTTCTCAAGTAATCCAATTTTACAAGCAAATATCGAAAGAgcaattgtttttttgaatatgaaacttaaaaataaaaaaggaAATTGGACGATAAACAATTTAACAGTTATTGATAACGTTCCAGTATGGGCTTTGGTATTCTATTTAATGAGAGCAGGTTTATTGGAAGAAGCTTTGGAAGTCTTAAATAAAAGCAAACCacatttgaaaaaaattgagcAGCCTTTCCTAGCTTACTTTAAAGCATATACATTCTCAAAAGATAGGAAATTACCATTGGAATTTGTTGCTAAACTAAATTCAGAATTCAATCAACATATTAAGAATTCATTTGACGGAGATCTCTTTAGGTTGGCtgtttataaaattattggtAAGTGTGATTTATCTAGGAAGTCTATACCTTCAGTTCTACTGACAGTTGAAGATTGGGTTTGGTTCCATTTCATTTTAATTACCGATCCAACTGAGAGCAGTTATTCTGTTTATGAATCTTTCTCTTTAGAAGAATTccaaaatattacaatgTCACATGGACCAAACAAACTTGGTAACAATTACTTAgaagttttaatattatgtGGTTTATATTCTGAAGCAGTTCAATATTTATCTGAGTTCGATGAAATTAACAGTGTCCATTTGTATATATCgttaattgataaaaaattgatagaTCACCAAAATAAGTCTGGAGTTAATGGTATTAATTTTGCATCAATCATAAATTCGTACATTCGATCATTTAAATTCTCAGATCCTAGGATTGCAGCTGAATATATTACGTTAATTACTCTAtgtaatgataatgaacaGCTCGAATTATGTAAAGAAGCCTTTTTACATTTGGTTTTGGATACGAAAGAATTCACAATATTATTGGGTAAGGTTAATAGAGATGGGGTAAAGCTTCCTGGTGTTTTAAGTCAAAGACTCGAGTTGTTAAAATTAGACAATCCTGAAAAGTTTATAAATGAGGTCATTCAAAGGGCAATTGTTCAAGctgatgaagaagagaGAGTAAGTGATAGTCTATTGCTATGCCAACTTTCCAAACAGTATGATAtggtaataaaaataattaatgaaCAATTAAGTGAATTATTAAGTGAATCAGAATTGGATAGTAACTTAGTTCAAATTGTggataatattgaaactaATGCTATTTTGTTTGCTGAAAATTTGGTTTTGCAATACTCTAAAGATGCAGAAATAATTGCTAAAATTGACAATAAAAGCTTTAATACTACTAAACTGTTAATAAAGATTTCAAAAGCTAGGGCTCTATTCACGAAAGAGAATTGGCGTGAATGCCTTTCCGAGATCGAAGCTCTAAATATTATCCCACTTCGCAATGAATTAGAAGCTTCAAAAGGTGCTCATTCATTACCAACGCTAGATAAATATCTAATCAAGAACattccaaatattttattgatggTAATGACATGTGCTAAAAGAATATATGAGAATACTAATAGAATAATCAAGCAACACACTCAAGCCActaatgatattgaagaacTGAAGAAAATAACAAGAAACTGCATGATATATGCAGGTACCATTCAATATAAGATGCCTAGAGATACATATAGAGCACTAACCGTTCTGGACCTGAATCGTGAATACATATAttag
- the TPHA0P00540 gene encoding thiamine-binding protein (similar to Saccharomyces cerevisiae ECM15 (YBL001C); ancestral locus Anc_3.206) yields MPSFNCVVDLCLYPVGTESVSGSDFVARVEKRIHESGLKSSLHSAGTTIEGPWDQVMSLVGKLHEHCHKENFKRIHSHIRVCSVIEDECSAYYR; encoded by the coding sequence ATGCCTTCCTTTAATTGTGTTGTCGACTTATGTCTGTACCCTGTTGGAACAGAATCTGTCAGTGGTTCCGACTTTGTTGCAAGAgttgaaaaaagaatacATGAATCTGGTTTAAAAAGCAGTTTACATAGTGCTGGCACTACTATCGAGGGACCTTGGGATCAAGTGATGAGTTTAGTTGGTAAGTTGCATGAGCATTGCCATAAAGAGAATTTCAAGAGAATACATTCGCATATAAGAGTTTGCTCAGTAATAGAGGATGAATGTAGTGCCTACTACAGATGA
- the CIT3 gene encoding citrate (Si)-synthase CIT3 (similar to Saccharomyces cerevisiae CIT3 (YPR001W); ancestral locus Anc_8.92) gives MLRSTRRLYSHSSSYRGVKNLKTRLTELIPEKKEELLNIKSKFNNVKVGDITIGSIIGGMRNNSSMFWQSTTLDPETGIRFHGRTIEDCQKLLPKVKDGSKSNSFLPESMLWLLMTSEIPTQDEANSLSKELALRAKSLPQETIKLLSDLPQDLHPMTQLVIGLASLNKYSSFSNKYASGQLGKENYWDSTYEDAMNLIAYLPEITGRIYSKITGNGGELLGVLNEDKDWSYNICSMLGMVNSTDSSNRCNLTKSQSDDFIDLMRLYTGIHVDHEGGNVSAHATHLVGSALNDPFLSYSSGILGLAGPLHGLAAQEVVRFLIQMNSEITSIDDDQQIKDRLKNLLDSRKVIPGYGHAILRKPDPRFNVMLDFVEKRKFTEFKDDDNIKLMQKLSTFAPQVLLEHGKTKNPYPNVDSASGIIFYHYGLKELLFFTVIFGCSRSMGPLTQLVWDRIYGLPIERPKSVDIAQLKALCKVN, from the coding sequence ATGCTCAGAAGCACAAGAAGGTTATATAGCCATTCATCCAGTTATCGTGGGGtgaagaatttgaagaCACGACTAACTGAATTGATTccagaaaagaaagaagaattgTTAAACATCAAATCCAAATTCAACAATGTTAAAGTTGGAGATATCACAATTGGTTCTATAATTGGAGGTATGAGAAATAATTCGTCGATGTTTTGGCAAAGCACAACTTTAGATCCTGAGACTGGCATTAGATTTCATGGTCGAACCATTGAAGATTGTCAGAAACTGTTACCAAAGGTGAAAGATGGCTCCAAGAGTAATAGTTTCTTACCAGAATCAATGCTGTGGCTATTAATGACATCTGAAATCCCAACACAGGATGAAGCAAACTCACTAAGTAAAGAATTAGCTTTGAGGGCCAAGTCACTACCTCAAGAGACTATTAAGCTTTTATCAGATTTGCCTCAAGATTTGCATCCAATGACACAACTTGTTATAGGATTAGCATCATTAAACAAATACTCCAGTTTCTCCAACAAATATGCATCAGGTCAACTTGGTAAGGAAAATTATTGGGATTCTACATATGAAGATgcaatgaatttaatagcTTACTTACCAGAAATTACAGGaagaatatattcaaagatAACAGGTAATGGAGGGGAACTGTTAGGGGTCCTTAACGAAGATAAAGATTGGAGTTATAACATCTGTTCCATGCTAGGAATGGTTAATAGTACCGACTCCAGCAATCGTTGTAACCTAACTAAATCCCAGTCTGATGATTTCATTGACCTCATGCGTTTGTATACGGGGATACATGTAGATCACGAAGGTGGAAATGTATCAGCTCATGCCACGCATTTAGTTGGAAGTGCATTGAATGACCCTTTTCTAAGTTATTCGTCAGGTATTTTGGGTTTAGCTGGTCCATTGCATGGGTTGGCAGCACAAGAGGTTGTAAGGTTTTTGATTCAAATGAACTCGGAAATAACCTCCATCGATGATGATCAACAGATTAAAGATAGGTTAAAAAATCTTTTAGATTCCAGGAAAGTCATTCCTGGATATGGCCATGCCATATTAAGAAAGCCTGACCCTAGATTTAATGTGATGTTGGATTTTGTggaaaaaagaaagttcACTGAGTTCAAAGATGATGacaatatcaaattaatGCAAAAGTTATCTACATTTGCACCCCAAGTCTTATTGGAGCATGGTAAAACAAAGAATCCTTATCCAAATGTTGATTCAGCTTCAGGTATTATCTTTTATCATTATGGATTAAaggaattattattttttactGTGATATTTGGTTGTTCAAGATCAATGGGTCCTTTAACTCAACTGGTTTGGGATAGGATTTATGGACTCCCCATAGAAAGACCAAAGAGTGTTGATATTGCTCAACTTAAGGCATTATGTAAAGTGAACTAA
- the TPHA0P00530 gene encoding tRNA pseudouridine synthase (similar to Saccharomyces cerevisiae DEG1 (YFL001W); ancestral locus Anc_8.88), with the protein MEEKSYGTWSKEDLIRRLEILEDNVSKHNKKTNDKIENTESITQNKNKKFNEKKKFDFSKYNTRFIALKFAYLGWNYNGLAIQKEPTALPTVEGVIVDAMNKCKLIPSINPSDFKFSRCGRTDKGVSAMNQVISLNVRSNLTPEQQMNSEFDSKEIQYINILNQLLPDDIRISAVCLRPPTGFDARFSCQYRHYKYLFKKDGLNISAMETAASYFKGEHDFRNFCKLDGSKQITNFKRTMMSSQILQVNEEFYCFDLIGSAFLWHQVRCMTAILFLVGQNLEVPEIVSQLVDVASNPQKPIYDMASDIPLILYDCKFPEMDWIMNNVNDYNSIKYSKIVEGLTLGYQLKSTVATIFQDILPSADQDFQNKTRINLGDGKGKIVGTYEKLFKRKVMESYEIVNKKYKQRKKIPKNKLGLCNHL; encoded by the coding sequence ATGGAGGAAAAATCGTACGGAACTTGGAGCAAAGAAGACCTAATAAGACGACTTGAAATACTAGAAGATAATGTTTCCaaacataataaaaaaacaaacgATAAGATTGAAAATACTGAATCAATAActcaaaacaaaaataaaaaatttaatgagaagaagaaatttgACTTTTCGAAATATAATACAAGATTTATTGCATTAAAATTTGCTTATCTAGGCTGGAATTATAATGGTTTAGCCATTCAAAAGGAGCCAACTGCATTGCCTACCGTAGAAGGTGTAATAGTAGATGCTATGAACAAATGTAAACTAATTCCATCAATAAACCCCAGTGACTTTAAATTCAGTAGATGTGGAAGAACTGATAAGGGTGTTAGTGCAATGAATCAAGTCATCTCATTAAACGTAAGATCAAATTTAACACCAGAGCAACAAATGAATTCCGAATTCgattcaaaagaaatacaATACATTAACATTCTAAACCAATTGTTACCTGATGATATCAGAATATCTGCAGTTTGTTTACGCCCACCAACTGGTTTTGATGCAAGATTTAGTTGCCAATACCGtcattataaatatctGTTTAAGAAAGATggattaaatatatcagcTATGGAAACTGCTGCTTCCTACTTTAAAGGTGAACATGATTTTAgaaatttttgtaaattagATGGTTCAAAACAGATTactaattttaaaagaacaatGATGAGTTCACAAATATTACAGGTCAATGAagaattttattgttttgaTTTAATAGGTTCTGCATTCTTATGGCACCAAGTCCGTTGCATGACCgctattttatttttagttgGTCAAAATCTAGAAGTACCGGAGATTGTCTCACAGTTAGTAGATGTTGCCAGTAACCCTCAAAAGCCAATATATGATATGGCAAGTGATATACCTTTAATCCTTTATGATTGCAAGTTTCCAGAAATGGATTGGATCATGAATAATGTTAATGACTATAACTCTATCAAGTATAGTAAAATCGTTGAAGGGTTAACATTAGGTTATCAACTGAAATCAACTGTTGCTACTATATTTCAAGATATACTCCCAAGTGCGGATCAGgatttccaaaataaaacaaGGATTAATCTAGGAGATGGTAAAGGCAAGATAGTAGGTACCTATGAGAAACTGTTTAAAAGAAAGGTCATGGAATCCTACGAGATAGTGAATAAAAAGTATAAGcagagaaaaaaaattccaaaaaataaattaggATTGTGCAATCATCTATAA